A window of Haloarcula marismortui ATCC 43049 genomic DNA:
TAGCCGCGACAACAGCGAGAATTGACAGTGGAACCGTCAGCCACAGCACCAACAGGGGATGGTCACGGAAGAACAGGTCAGGCCGTGTGAGGATGGCGAGAAGTTCGTGAGTTCCCTCCCGACTCTTGATCCGGTCGAAGACGCTGTAGGTCCCCGTGTAGCTCTCGATGAGCCCGAGGTTGAACACGCCGACGCCCTCATCGACGACGAGTTCCTTCTCGCCGGGGCTCGAGCGCAGATAGCCGTCCCCGATTGAGTCCTGCGTGACAGTCGAAACGAGGACGAGAAAGCCCAGGCCGGTCAGGGGAATCAACCCGTACACAGTCCCATAAATAAGCGACTGCTGTGCGTTCCCCATCATCGACATGATGACCAGAATGATAATGAGAAGCAGTGGAAACAGCGAGAGCGTCATGTACATCTCGCCGAACAGCTCCAGCGTCTCCAGCATCTTCTCCTGTTCCTGCCGGGCGGTTCGCATGTGCTTTTCCTTCTGGTCTTCGAGGAAAGAGGTCATGTCACCGCCGGAATTGATGATAGAAAGCATATCCGTCAGGAACTGCGACAGTTCGTCTGAGGGCGTCTGAAGCGCCTGGTTCCGGACGGCGGTTCGGTAGTCGGTATCGAAATACTCCGTCTCCAGTACGATGGACTGGAACTCTTTTGCGACTTCACCGTACGTGTCTTCGGCTTTCCCCATCGACTGCAGGATTTCGAGTTGGTTGAGCCCACCCACGGACAGCGCATACATGAACGAAATTGAGTCGGACAACAAGACGTTGATTTCGCGCTCACGCGCGCTCGAACGGAAATACGGAATCGAGACCAGCGACCCGAAGCCGATACCGAACCCGATGGCACCGAAGACGAAGCCGGTCACGATGACGAGGAAGGGGAGTTTCAGCACGGCGAGAATCTCTGAGACGCTCTCAGACACTGGAATCCCGATGAGCGTCGGCGCTTCTCCACTGGCAAACAACAACTGGACCAGCAGATACCCGAGGAACGTGCCGACGAGCCACAGCGCTAGACCCGCGATGACACCGACCGCGAGTGCACGTGCGAGGAACATCTCTACGTTGTCGGCCATCCGGGCCTCCGCGAGTTTGTTCTCGACACTGCTGACGAAGTCGCCCTCGTCGTCGAACACCATCTGGTACGCCGGGTAGAACGTGTCGCCGAGCGCACCGCCGCTGCCGACCTGTTGCTGACCCGGTGTGTCGAGGCTCATTCGCTATCTGCCTCCGCACCGGCCTTCGGAACGAACTGACCGAAGTCGATGCTGTCTTCGTCAGCGCTCTCCTCGGAATCGTCCATCAACGCTGAGACAATGTCCGGCGTTTCGCGGCTCTTGTAGGTGTTAAACAGTGGCTGGGCGTTGTCAAGCACCTGCTTTGTCTCCTCGACCATTTCCGGCGGCGCGTCCGGCCGGGGCACCATTTCCTCTTTTTCGGGGTCGATATCGATCTTGACAGATTCCATCTCTCGGAGGTCCTCGAGTGACAGTTCGAGCTGGTCGTTGGCGATGAGCGTGAGAATGGTGTCGGGGTCATTAATAAACGCCTGGATGGTCGCCGCAACCTGCGTGTAGGTGTTGAGCCCCTTCTCGATGAGATATGCGAGGACGACTTTGCGCTTGAACAGCTCTTCGTCGAGTTTTTCTTGGGTCCACCCACGGTCGAACTTGATCTCTTCAAGCGTGTTCGAGTTCCCCATCTGGATGTACTCATCCGTCTCGGCGCGCCACTCGTACACGTCCCGGACGTTGATCTCATCGTTCTCCGCGGAGTACTCGTTAATTTCGGTCAGGGACTTGTTTCGGCGA
This region includes:
- a CDS encoding type II secretion system F family protein — its product is MSLDTPGQQQVGSGGALGDTFYPAYQMVFDDEGDFVSSVENKLAEARMADNVEMFLARALAVGVIAGLALWLVGTFLGYLLVQLLFASGEAPTLIGIPVSESVSEILAVLKLPFLVIVTGFVFGAIGFGIGFGSLVSIPYFRSSAREREINVLLSDSISFMYALSVGGLNQLEILQSMGKAEDTYGEVAKEFQSIVLETEYFDTDYRTAVRNQALQTPSDELSQFLTDMLSIINSGGDMTSFLEDQKEKHMRTARQEQEKMLETLELFGEMYMTLSLFPLLLIIILVIMSMMGNAQQSLIYGTVYGLIPLTGLGFLVLVSTVTQDSIGDGYLRSSPGEKELVVDEGVGVFNLGLIESYTGTYSVFDRIKSREGTHELLAILTRPDLFFRDHPLLVLWLTVPLSILAVVAAIVIGWAPLSLDGMIAVPVRSTFFWVYVPMYLNFIPLMIFYEWNQRSRKAIIGKLSENLRKLASANDTGMTLLESVKVVSETSSGKLSDEFETIHAKVNYGTSLKDALREFNNKYNVPRLARTVKLIAEAQEASSQIQDVLSTAAQASENQDDIERERKSRTRMQTVIILMTYLTLLGVMALLKTQFLDVMSGLATQASGSSSSSAPGGGFGGSVDTELLSMLFFHAVTLQALLSSFIAGYIREVKLVAGVKFAVVLSTIALVVWIAVG